A region from the Anderseniella sp. Alg231-50 genome encodes:
- a CDS encoding GTP-binding protein yields MAKAKFERNKPHCNIGTIGHVDHGKTSLTAAITKVLAESGGAEFSAYDEIDKAPEEKARGITISTAHVEYETDNRHYAHVDCPG; encoded by the coding sequence ATGGCCAAGGCAAAGTTTGAACGTAACAAGCCGCACTGCAATATCGGCACGATTGGTCACGTTGACCATGGCAAGACGTCGCTGACGGCGGCGATCACGAAGGTTCTGGCTGAATCTGGTGGTGCGGAATTTTCCGCCTATGACGAGATTGACAAGGCACCTGAGGAAAAAGCCCGTGGTATTACCATTTCCACGGCTCACGTTGAGTATGAGACGGATAACCGTCACTACGCCCACGTGGATTGCCCGGGCC